A single genomic interval of Vicia villosa cultivar HV-30 ecotype Madison, WI unplaced genomic scaffold, Vvil1.0 ctg.000060F_1_1, whole genome shotgun sequence harbors:
- the LOC131623251 gene encoding inorganic pyrophosphatase 2-like — protein MSNIVIVFDFDKTIIDCDSDNWVVDELGFTDLFNHLLPTMPWNSVMDRMMMELHSHGITIQDIENVLHRIPIHPRIIPAIKSAHALGCDLRIVSDANVFFIETILKHLGISECFTEINTNPGYVNQQGRLTILPYHDFNKASHGCPLCPPNMCKGLIIDRIQDTVCEVDNKKFIYLGDGAGDYCPILRFRERDFVMPRKNFPVWDLICKDPSLVKAEIHGWCDGEEFEQVLMKLINTIMIEENAKFISSECKLQTLSTPVFETLPKPLSVRP, from the exons ATGTCTAATATTGTTATAGTTTTTGATTTTGACAAAACTATCATTGATTGTGATAGTGATAACTGGGTTGTTGATGAATTGGGTTTCACAGATTTGTTCAATCACCTTCTTCCCACAATGCCTTGGAACTCTGTCATG GATAGGATGATGATGGAGCTTCATTCACATGGTATAACCATTCAAGATATTGAAAATGTTCTTCATAGGATTCCAATTCATCCCAGAATCATACCTGCTATTAAATCAGCACATGCTTTAGGGTGTGATTTGAGGATTGTTAGTGATGCCAATGTGTTTTTCATTGAAACTATTTTGAAGCATTTGGGGATAAGCGAATGCTTCACAGAGATTAACACTAATCCAGGTTATGTTAATCAACAAGGAAGATTAACAATTTTGCCATACCATGATTTCAATAAGGCTTCACATGGTTGCCCTCTATGCCCTCCAAATATGTGCAAG GGTTTAATCATTGATAGAATTCAAGATACAGTTTGTGAAGTGGATAACAAGAAGTTTATTTATCTTGGTGATGGTGCTGGTGATTACTGTCCTATTTTGAGATTTAGAGAAAGAGACTTTGTGATGCCAAGGAAGAATTTTCCAGTATGGGATTTGATATGCAAAGATCCTTCACTTGTTAAGGCTGAAATTCATGGTTGGTGTGATGGAGAGGAGTTTGAACAAGTTTTGATGAAGTTGATCAATACAATTATGATTGAAGAAAATGCTAAATTCATTTCAAGTGAATGCAAGCTACAAACTCTATCAACTCCTGTGTTTGAAACCTTGCCAAAACCTCTTTCAGTTAGACCATAG
- the LOC131623285 gene encoding oligopeptide transporter 3-like: MALSIMMSLVWKVDVQLPWWGMLFAFALAFVVTLPISVIQATTNQQPGYDIIAQFMIGYILPGKPIANLLFKIYGRISTVHALSFLSDLKLGHYMKIPPRCMYAAQLVWLVFQVASFLYCTAVMNK, translated from the exons ATGGCACTATCCATAATGATGTCTTTGGTGTGGAAAGTGGATGTGCAACTTCCATGGTGGGGTATGCTCTTTGCTTTTGCCTTAGCTTTTGTTGTAACCCTCCCAATTAGTGTCATCCAAGCAACTACCAACCAG CAACCTGGATATGACATTATAGCACAGTTCATGATTGGGTATATCCTTCCTGGAAAACCAATTGCAAACTTGCTCTTTAAGATTTATGGGAGAATCAGCACCGTCCACGCGCTCTCTTTCTTGTCAGATCTCAAGCTCGGGCACTACATGAAAATCCCTCCTCGTTGCATGTACGCAGCACAGTTGGTTTGGTTGGTGTTTCAAGTGGCCAGCTTCTTATATTGCACAGCAGTGATGAACAAATAA